One Halostella limicola genomic window carries:
- the engB gene encoding GTP-binding protein EngB: protein MFEDRPDRDAEVAFVGRSNVGKSTLMRELTGHSFDTGQKPGVTRSPNHYDWAPEDFMLTDLPGFGFMSGVPEDHREQIKDDIVHYLEEYADNVLVAVIVLDGKSAVDIIDRHSDEDEVPYVLDMYYFLQDLGVPTVIAVNKMDKVDDRDERLDEICDRFGLYPPWQQWRETVAPVTAKRGDLDALKEAVRHHLHEQERDDLFKFF, encoded by the coding sequence GTCCAACGTCGGGAAGTCGACGCTGATGCGAGAACTGACCGGCCACTCGTTCGACACCGGCCAGAAGCCGGGGGTCACCCGCTCGCCGAACCACTACGACTGGGCGCCCGAGGACTTCATGCTCACGGACCTGCCCGGGTTCGGCTTCATGTCCGGCGTCCCCGAGGACCACCGCGAGCAGATCAAAGACGACATCGTCCACTACCTGGAGGAGTACGCCGACAACGTCCTCGTCGCGGTCATCGTGCTCGACGGCAAGAGCGCCGTCGACATCATCGACCGCCACTCCGACGAGGACGAGGTCCCATACGTGCTCGACATGTACTACTTCCTGCAGGACCTCGGAGTCCCGACCGTGATCGCCGTCAACAAGATGGACAAGGTCGACGACCGCGACGAGCGCCTCGACGAGATCTGCGACCGCTTCGGCCTCTACCCGCCGTGGCAGCAGTGGCGGGAGACGGTCGCGCCCGTCACCGCGAAGCGCGGCGACCTCGACGCCCTGAAGGAGGCGGTCCGCCACCACCTCCACGAGCAGGAGCGCGACGACCTGTTCAAGTTCTTCTGA